One part of the Arachidicoccus terrestris genome encodes these proteins:
- a CDS encoding GumC family protein: MVGNKYKQQEGSLNLKAELQKYTRKWHWFLIGVLVCLSSAFLYLRYATPQYEITTELLIRDDKKGPDMGSMGDAASAFADLDIFKAHQNIDNEIEVLKSKSLLQRVFSEMPWLQTSKIIEGNIKSSEVYRSTSPINIKILKMDSSAYKLKDPIELTLNNKREFTLFDGFGGDKTYYFGETVRRPYGSFIIERTSKFHEDLELEIIFHDLRKYADEYNQKILIAAVNQDASALKITLQDPVPEKAVDIVNKLVELYNREAIEDKNQVAGNTVKFIDNRLVSLVEELGGVEKRVANFKESNQLTDVSSDVQNYFSQASDLYKQVEDAKLKLRVIHSLQEYINQPGNAYNLVPSSLGITDPTLNELVNNFNALQLKRKNLLMTVQPSNILVKNIDSEISSLRTSLKENLRNIENSISSTQSSLNSNYQQFQDKIKGTPQVERELLEIKRQQSIKEALYSYLLQKKEEAQLSLAATIANSRTIVDTASTDKPVRPKKMIIYFAAIVLGLVIPFCSIYARDILDDKVRLQKDITDRTEAPILGEIVHSSDSNLNHNLVIRDKARTPVAEMFRLMRSNLQFASLDNKNQVILTTSSMSGEGKTFFCTNLGASMALTGKRVVVLEFDIRKPKLLKGLDISVKAGITNYVIDHKISVNDLITPVEAVSNLFVIGAGPIPPNPAELILSPRIQELFMELRKQFDYIIVDTSPVGQVADVFSLNSLADSCLYVVRYNYTFKEQINIVNDIYLNRKLHHLMVVLNDAKKHNAYGYGYGYGYGYGYGENKEKSALERLKGLFKRN; this comes from the coding sequence ATGGTGGGGAATAAATATAAACAACAAGAAGGTTCATTAAATCTAAAAGCAGAACTTCAAAAATATACTAGAAAATGGCATTGGTTTCTTATAGGAGTCCTAGTTTGCCTTTCAAGTGCATTTTTATATCTTAGGTATGCTACTCCGCAATATGAAATTACTACAGAATTGTTAATTCGTGATGACAAGAAAGGGCCTGATATGGGAAGTATGGGAGATGCTGCGAGCGCCTTTGCCGATCTTGATATATTTAAAGCTCATCAAAATATTGATAACGAAATCGAGGTTTTAAAAAGTAAAAGCCTTTTGCAAAGAGTTTTTTCTGAGATGCCTTGGTTACAAACATCTAAGATTATTGAAGGAAATATTAAATCTTCAGAAGTTTATCGATCTACATCACCCATAAATATAAAAATCCTAAAGATGGATTCTTCGGCGTATAAATTAAAGGATCCTATAGAATTAACTTTAAATAATAAAAGAGAGTTCACATTATTTGATGGATTTGGTGGTGATAAGACATATTATTTTGGTGAAACTGTAAGGCGCCCTTATGGTTCTTTTATCATTGAACGAACAAGCAAATTTCATGAAGACCTAGAATTAGAAATCATATTTCATGATTTACGTAAATATGCAGATGAATATAATCAAAAGATTCTCATTGCGGCTGTCAATCAAGACGCAAGTGCCTTGAAGATTACCCTTCAAGATCCTGTTCCTGAGAAAGCAGTAGATATTGTAAATAAGCTTGTTGAACTCTATAATAGAGAAGCAATTGAAGATAAGAACCAGGTAGCTGGAAATACTGTCAAGTTTATTGATAACCGATTAGTGAGTTTAGTAGAAGAGCTGGGAGGTGTTGAGAAAAGAGTTGCTAACTTTAAGGAAAGCAATCAATTAACAGATGTAAGCTCGGATGTTCAGAATTATTTTTCGCAAGCCTCTGATTTATATAAGCAAGTAGAAGATGCAAAACTTAAACTAAGGGTGATTCATTCTTTACAGGAGTATATAAATCAACCAGGAAATGCTTACAATTTGGTTCCGAGTTCATTAGGAATTACAGACCCTACCTTAAATGAATTAGTGAATAATTTTAATGCTTTACAACTTAAAAGAAAGAATCTTTTAATGACTGTGCAACCATCAAATATTCTTGTGAAGAACATTGACTCGGAAATTTCTAGCTTACGTACAAGCCTAAAGGAAAATTTACGCAATATTGAAAATAGTATTTCTTCAACGCAAAGTTCTTTAAATTCGAACTATCAGCAGTTTCAAGATAAGATAAAAGGCACTCCACAGGTAGAAAGAGAACTGTTAGAGATTAAAAGACAGCAAAGTATAAAAGAAGCCTTATATAGTTACCTTTTGCAGAAAAAAGAGGAAGCGCAATTATCGTTAGCTGCAACTATTGCTAATTCCCGTACAATTGTTGATACTGCATCCACTGATAAACCGGTTAGACCCAAGAAAATGATCATTTATTTTGCAGCAATTGTTTTAGGATTAGTTATTCCATTCTGCTCAATATATGCTAGGGATATTCTGGATGATAAAGTTAGGCTTCAAAAGGATATTACAGATAGAACAGAGGCGCCAATATTGGGTGAAATAGTTCATTCTTCAGACAGCAATTTGAACCATAATTTGGTAATTAGAGACAAAGCTAGAACGCCTGTTGCCGAAATGTTCAGGTTAATGAGAAGTAATTTGCAGTTTGCTTCTCTAGACAATAAAAATCAAGTTATTTTAACTACATCCAGTATGTCTGGAGAGGGCAAAACTTTTTTTTGCACAAATTTAGGGGCAAGTATGGCTCTTACAGGCAAAAGAGTTGTGGTATTAGAGTTTGATATTCGTAAACCCAAATTATTAAAAGGTTTAGATATTTCTGTTAAAGCAGGTATAACTAATTACGTAATTGACCACAAAATTTCGGTTAATGATTTAATTACTCCCGTCGAAGCTGTAAGCAACTTATTTGTGATTGGGGCTGGACCTATTCCTCCTAATCCTGCAGAATTAATCCTTAGTCCAAGGATACAAGAGTTGTTTATGGAGTTGAGAAAGCAGTTTGATTATATAATTGTTGATACATCTCCTGTTGGTCAGGTGGCAGATGTTTTTTCTCTTAATAGCTTAGCTGACTCCTGTCTATATGTCGTACGGTATAACTATACATTTAAAGAACAAATAAATATTGTAAATGATATTTATTTAAATAGGAAACTGCATCATTTAATGGTGGTATTAAATGATGCAAAGAAACACAATGCATATGGTTACGGTTATGGATACGGTTATGGATACGGATATGGAGAAAATAAGGAGAAAAGTGCATTGGAACGATTAAAAGGTTTGTTTAAACGGAATTAA